The Roseiconus lacunae genomic sequence CCATGACCGCGATCAAGCCTTGGTCTTCGATCGCGATTGGCGTGGTGTAACTTTGTGCCGCTTCGCTCGGAGCTCCCAATTCGCGGCTAACCTTCCAAGCTTCCTCACCCGTCTTTCGATTAAACGCAACGAGATAGCTCGCATCGCCGGTGCGATTGGCTGCCGAGCCATCTTTTTTCTCCGGAGACTGCATGACGGCGATGACGATTAAGTTGTCAATCAACGTGGGGCTTGATCCCAAATCCCACCACAAGGTGTCATCACCATAGCGTTCTTGGAGGTTGATGTGCCAAACCTGTTCGCCGTTCAGCCGCGCACAGCCAAGGTCACCGCTGCGATAGTACGCGAAGACAAATTCGCCATCGGTTACCGGCGAAGGGTTTGAGCCGCTGCCCTTTTTATGTTTACCTTTCGTGTCTTCACCGAACTCGGTTTTCCAAGCAACCTTGCCGCCTTCGTTAAGCTGAAAAGCCAGGAGCGAATTGTTTCCGTCAATTCCCGATGTCAGAAAGGCCAGGTCGCCCGCGATGACCGGTGTGCTTCCACCACGCCCCTCGACTGGCTGCTTCCAGCGGACCCCGGCGTCCTCCGCCCACTCGGCCGGGTAGGTACCAGCCGGGGCAACGCCATTTTGGTTCGGACCACGCCATTGGGGCCACGATGCGGGGGGAGCGGCTTGGAGTGTTGCGACGCAACACAGTGTGGCCGCGGACAGTGCTGCGACGGACAGTGCGGCGGTGGAAAAAGACAAAAATCGAGTGAGACGCATGGCGGGATTCCTGCAATGTGATTCGCCGGAAATGGCTGACGGCTGTCGTTCTGCCGAACGGACGATTCGGGTCGCCAAACCAACTTCACGGGGCGGCAATTGAGTAACCAGTCAGATCGACAACCAGTCGGTGGGTTGAAGCCGTTATGGTATGATGGATCAACCCGAATGATAACACCGCAGTGGGCATTCCGTTGTTCGAAGAAAGAAAAATGAAAAGGCTGCTCTCCCGTGTCGTCAAGCTCGGAAAAGTTCCTCGCTCAGCACGACGCGTTTGCCCGCCGGTCAACTCGCAAGCGATGCGGCCGATTGTCGGAACGATTCGCGGCATCGTGTTGCTTCTCCTGCTTTTTCAATCGTCCGTTGATGGCCAAAGTTCCGCCGACGCCTCGCAGAATGAGGCTCAGACAAACAATGTTCCCGCGAACCGTTCATCATCGCCGTCTTTAACACAGTCATCTGACGCCGCCGCGGAGCAACGAATGGGCTCCGCTCGATCGTTGACGCCACAGCGTTTGTCGACGGGAAGCTACTCGGAACGACAGCGTGCGACGCTAGAGATGTGGCGCCAGCGGACGTTGTCGCGACAAATGGTTCAGGACGCGGCACGCGACGAAGATCCGGAGATCGCCGAGCGGGCCCAGTGGATTTTGCGTCAATGGCGAAGCGGCAACCTTCCCGGACCCCAAGGTGAAAAAACAAGGCCGACCGGCGGCAGTCGCCCCACGGCGCTTGCCACGGTGCTTGAACAAGGGGCGTTCGAAGCGGTCTTGATCGCTGTCGAGGAATCCGCCGGGACGATCGAGTTCGAACAGATTAAACGTCGTGTGGCGAAATCCTTGACCGAACGATTTCCAATCTATATCGACTCCGCCATCGCCGACGGCACACTACCGGATTTTGTCGCTCTGATCGATGCGGTCGCCGACAACCAGGAGATGGCGACATCGTCATGGGATTTAAAACGTCATCTTGGACACGCACTCGATCTATCGAATTGTTTGCCTAAAGGGGCGGAAACATGGGTTGAATCCGAGCGTTTGATTGCCAAGTCCCTGTTCGCATCGAT encodes the following:
- a CDS encoding outer membrane protein assembly factor BamB family protein — encoded protein: MRLTRFLSFSTAALSVAALSAATLCCVATLQAAPPASWPQWRGPNQNGVAPAGTYPAEWAEDAGVRWKQPVEGRGGSTPVIAGDLAFLTSGIDGNNSLLAFQLNEGGKVAWKTEFGEDTKGKHKKGSGSNPSPVTDGEFVFAYYRSGDLGCARLNGEQVWHINLQERYGDDTLWWDLGSSPTLIDNLIVIAVMQSPEKKDGSAANRTGDASYLVAFNRKTGEEAWKVSRELGAPSEAAQSYTTPIAIEDQGLIAVMGADHLTIHSAKDGHELGRVGGFNPGQDQYFRSISSPVVSGDIVVCPYARGETITACKISDVIAGKGRDSIVWERDDLGSDVPTPAIEDGRVYVAGDKKRRGIITALDLKTGKTIWEYELDKSRIDFSSSPLVAQDHLYITAENGTTFVVGPLSGTEPRLVSTNPVGDDAQFTVSSMVPYNGTALLQRTRNMLYLFGK